From the genome of Brevibacterium sp. JSBI002, one region includes:
- a CDS encoding FAD/NAD(P)-binding protein, with product MSQAPQTPAPAVAIIGVGPRGLTVLERLVALAAKRFAGTLGAPRSAADATTETALTIHLIDPYPPGAGIVWRTDQPESLLMNTTIAEQTVFPDSSCSFLGPEEAPTGPSMAEWYLANGGTEPLHSTFPSRSLYGRYLRDAYRRIREGAPDFIEIVEHPTKAESVIDLPAMDLPQPVPEGSRATVPEQLVRCQNGTTIVASAVVLAVGHIPSAQPEERARLAAFAELGGGLYLPQGLPAETPVAEVAPGERVIVRGMGLNYFDLQTLFTHERGGRYQAQPGGLLRYVPSGDEPRLALGSRRGIPYRSKPICHEHPRRDWPLRYFTKDNIALLAGIEDLGGERKAGARFNDQLWPLILADLRLAYYHTLSQVRPGAFADDPGQLREAIGEAVSRHLTRRTWQETHPQSGEVGSSEDRAAATARAAASATAATSAARAASATTTEDAARLGRVTREAFAWSEIEEALVPDPADRMSLHTLLNPLEGELFTSREPGETGSLHEWMLDFLRTDLRSSLAGPTGSPEKALFTVLWQSRLLLKELIVAGHIDRVSIDMEILGWFEGFVSGICDGPPPQRIAELIALAEAGIVTFIGPDMRIEENPDALRGASDAPEAEAENASSGIAARPDGSENPISAVQGLTDETQGPRPEIFTVTSAQAAGAITGSVVIDAASPTNSVSRAADVLLHGMLERGQLTAARLTLDDGREKFLNGLALTSRPYRTIDVEGNVHPRRFALSIQLSSKQWGLAIAANPGTNAATLNDSHAAAEAILALL from the coding sequence GTGAGTCAGGCTCCACAAACTCCCGCCCCCGCGGTCGCGATCATCGGCGTCGGACCGCGGGGTCTCACCGTTCTGGAGAGACTCGTGGCTCTGGCTGCGAAACGCTTCGCCGGCACCCTCGGCGCGCCCCGCAGCGCGGCTGACGCCACCACCGAGACCGCGCTGACCATCCACCTCATCGACCCGTACCCGCCCGGCGCGGGAATCGTGTGGCGCACCGACCAGCCCGAGTCTCTGCTGATGAACACCACCATCGCCGAGCAGACTGTCTTCCCCGACTCCAGCTGCAGCTTTCTCGGCCCCGAAGAAGCACCGACCGGACCGTCCATGGCCGAGTGGTACCTTGCCAACGGCGGCACCGAACCGCTGCACTCGACCTTCCCCAGCCGCAGTCTCTACGGCCGCTACCTCCGCGACGCCTACCGGCGCATCCGCGAGGGCGCACCGGACTTCATCGAGATCGTCGAACACCCGACGAAGGCCGAATCTGTCATCGACCTACCCGCGATGGACCTCCCGCAGCCGGTTCCTGAGGGATCGCGGGCCACAGTTCCCGAGCAGCTCGTGCGTTGCCAGAACGGCACGACGATCGTCGCCAGCGCAGTCGTCCTCGCCGTCGGCCACATCCCCAGCGCCCAGCCCGAGGAGCGCGCCCGCCTCGCCGCTTTCGCCGAACTGGGCGGCGGGCTCTACCTGCCGCAGGGTCTGCCCGCAGAAACCCCCGTCGCCGAGGTGGCCCCCGGTGAGCGGGTCATCGTCCGTGGAATGGGGCTCAACTACTTCGACCTGCAGACCCTGTTCACTCATGAGCGCGGCGGTCGCTATCAGGCGCAGCCCGGCGGACTGCTGCGGTATGTGCCCAGCGGTGACGAACCGCGGCTGGCACTGGGGTCACGACGCGGAATCCCGTACCGCAGCAAACCGATCTGTCATGAACATCCTCGGCGGGACTGGCCCCTGCGGTATTTCACGAAGGACAATATCGCTCTGCTCGCCGGGATCGAGGACCTCGGCGGAGAACGCAAGGCCGGTGCCCGATTCAATGATCAGCTGTGGCCGCTCATCCTCGCCGACCTGCGTCTGGCGTACTATCACACGCTCTCCCAGGTCCGTCCCGGAGCGTTCGCCGATGACCCGGGCCAGCTGCGCGAGGCCATCGGCGAAGCCGTCTCGCGCCACCTGACCCGACGCACCTGGCAGGAGACCCACCCGCAGTCGGGCGAAGTCGGCTCGTCCGAGGATCGGGCCGCTGCGACCGCTCGCGCTGCGGCAAGCGCCACGGCCGCGACCAGCGCTGCACGAGCAGCCAGCGCCACGACCACCGAGGATGCCGCCCGTCTAGGCCGCGTCACCCGCGAGGCCTTCGCCTGGTCGGAGATCGAAGAGGCACTCGTGCCCGATCCCGCCGACCGCATGTCACTGCACACCCTGCTCAACCCGCTCGAAGGCGAGCTCTTCACCAGCCGTGAGCCGGGCGAGACCGGTTCTCTGCACGAGTGGATGCTCGACTTCCTGCGCACTGACCTGCGCAGCTCTCTGGCAGGTCCGACCGGAAGTCCGGAGAAGGCGCTCTTCACCGTGCTGTGGCAGTCCCGGCTGCTGCTCAAGGAGCTCATCGTCGCAGGCCACATCGATCGCGTTAGCATCGACATGGAGATCCTCGGCTGGTTCGAGGGCTTCGTCTCCGGCATCTGCGACGGCCCTCCACCGCAGCGGATCGCCGAACTCATCGCCCTCGCCGAGGCGGGAATCGTGACCTTCATCGGCCCCGATATGCGCATCGAAGAGAACCCGGACGCACTCCGTGGGGCCTCGGATGCACCCGAAGCCGAAGCAGAGAATGCAAGTTCCGGCATCGCCGCACGCCCGGACGGGTCCGAGAATCCCATTTCCGCGGTGCAGGGGCTCACCGATGAGACGCAGGGGCCGCGGCCGGAGATCTTCACGGTCACCTCGGCGCAGGCCGCCGGAGCGATCACGGGCAGCGTCGTCATCGATGCCGCGTCCCCGACGAACTCCGTCTCACGTGCCGCCGACGTCCTGCTGCACGGGATGCTCGAACGCGGTCAGCTCACCGCGGCCCGTCTGACCTTAGACGACGGTCGGGAGAAGTTCCTCAACGGACTCGCGCTCACGTCTCGGCCGTATCGCACGATCGATGTCGAGGGCAACGTCCACCCGCGCCGGTTCGCTCTGTCGATCCAGCTGTCCTCGAAGCAGTGGGGCCTCGCGATCGCAGCCAATCCGGGCACGAACGCAGCCACGCTCAACGATTCGCACGCCGCTGCCGAGGCGATCCTCGCCCTCCTCTGA